A region from the Diorhabda sublineata isolate icDioSubl1.1 chromosome X, icDioSubl1.1, whole genome shotgun sequence genome encodes:
- the LOC130451541 gene encoding zinc finger and SCAN domain-containing protein 23, with protein MIACEICGLSFRRRYLLLQHKIRAHQEIKMFECSFEGCNAKFTLEEYLRKHIKRVHTDQLPFKCNVCRKRFSDKAAYTQHFRLHTNDRKYKCNLCSQQFFRNSNLVAHKRIHTGERPFPCEVCGKEFRQKGVRDRHLKTQHFF; from the exons atgattgCTTGTGAAATATGTGGTCTTAGCTTTCGTCGAAGATATCTTCTTTTACAACATAAGATACGAGCCCATCAAG aaattaaGATGTTCGAATGCAGCTTCGAGGGCTGTAATGCAAAATTCACTTTGGAGGAATATCTAAGAAAGCATATAAAGAGAGTTCACACCGATCAATTGCCCTTTAAATGTAACGTTTGCCGAAAACGTTTCTCAGATAAAGCCGCTTATACCCAGCATTTTAGACTACACACCAATGACAGGAAATATAAATGTAAT TTGTGCTCACAACAATTCTTCAGAAACTCTAATCTTGTGGCTCATAAAAGAATCCATACTGGGGAACGTCCTTTTCCTTGTGAAGTTTGTGGAAAAGAATTTCGTCAGAAGGGAGTTCGAGACAGACATCTCAAGACCCAGCATTTCTTTTAG
- the LOC130450605 gene encoding zinc finger protein 271-like encodes MEKDENVMLTSGIPTEFPNNSSPQPVRLDSHRIELEKDVTCKVDELSANLEFNSFENSLDLPSFSGTGKSINHINMAEDETSDIFIKDEFNADEVDFPGKCVCNVCGMIFDDVNDLARHKLIHVPNETKLENVEYNSFEDSSDSQSVDGAGQSIEQMTENKTTDIFIKDELSAYAANFLEKYICSVCDWIFDNESDLDRHNLIHGHYGKKRKKDSTCNLDKLLAEVEFDGFEVLFDMPSVSRTENSIQKITEDIFINDEFNAADVNFPETYVCNVCDMKFSNVSDLDHHNLIHDPYGLKYENNVTWKVDKLPLRMKYDTSDLLSFSGAGQSIQKITEVINATEDDFSGKYIMCKACNAILDNASDLYRHDLIHDPDRQTWKLEELHTKVKFDDSSDLPSFSRAGQSIQTINANKDPTTTNTLKNEEFKADEVNFPEKYVCNVCNVIFDKSSDLDPHSLIHDHYEKKSEKNVACNLDKLLGKVEFDDSSDLPSFSGAGQSIQTINVSDDDSSEISINEEASCPKKYICNVCNMIFDIPSDLARHKLIHDIDYIYLCATCNRKFADGTSLRNHQKNYCKNGSSISNFCGSNFTVWKCKSCYRVFASKHIANHHLKLCVNVEITNEDPLAVKTNIEKILTNLVIQCEFCNRSYVDTKSLMMHQTKHTTIKNYECIECFLIFDCYSDATKHWMEKCTEHVNSFLVPKVIYCEHCDRVFGSHQLLYEHKRKTKHYTSKLFEPEIDIDQIMMRDDFIIESAVLNSIKLLDEALSRIDYGEAGEVKEHFDERNAENCRYQCENCVEMFSHANGLDEHRRKGHSSNLNPVANDERKQ; translated from the exons ATGGAAAAGGATGAAAATGTAATGCTAACTTCAGGAATTCCCACGGAATTTCCAAACAACTCTTCTCCACAACCTGTGAGATTGGATTCTCACAGAATAGAACTTGAAAAGGATGTAACTTGTAAAGTAGACGAATTGTCAGCAAATTTAGAATTCAATTCATTTGAGAATTCATTAGATTTGCCGTCGTTTAGTGGAACGGGTAAGTCCATTAATCATATTAATATGGCTGAAGACGAAACTTCTGATATATTTATAAAGGATGAATTTAACGCTGATGAAGTTGATTTTCCCGGAAAATGTGTTTGTAACGTGTGCGGTATGATATTTGACGATGTAAATGATTTAGCCCGTCACAAACTAATCCACGTTCCTAACGAGACGAAGCTCGAAAACGTAGAATATAATTCGTTCGAAGATTCATCGGATTCACAGTCGGTTGATGGAGCAGGTCAATCTATTGAGCAAATGACTGAAAACAAAACTACCGATATCTTCATAAAGGACGAATTGAGCGCTTATGCAGctaattttctcgaaaaatataTCTGTAGCGTGTGTGATTGGATATTTGACAATGAAAGCGATTTAGATCGTCACAATTTAATCCACGGTCATTACggaaaaaaacgtaaaaaggATTCAACCTGTAACTTGGATAAATTGCTTGCGGAAGTAGAATTCGATGGGTTTGAAGTTTTATTCGATATGCCGTCGGTTAGTAGAACGGAAAATTCCATTCAGAAAATAACTGAAGATATCTTCATAAACGATGAGTTTAACGCTGCCGATGTTAATTTTCCCGAAACATATGTTTGTAACGTGTGCGATATGAAATTTAGCAATGTAAGTGATTTAGACCATCACAATTTGATCCACGATCCTTACGGACTAAagtatgaaaataatgtaacttGGAAAGTAGACAAGTTGCCACTGAGAATGAAATATGATACATCAGATTTGCTATCGTTTAGTGGAGCCGGTCAGTCCATTCAGAAAATTACTGAAGTTATTAACGCCACTGAAGATGATTTTTCcggaaaatatattatgtgTAAAGCTTGCAATGCAATACTCGATAATGCAAGTGATTTATACCGTCACGATTTAATCCACGATCCGGATAGGCAAACTTGGAAATTGGAAGAATTGCATACGAAAGTGAAATTTGACGATTCATCAGATTTGCCATCGTTTAGTAGAGCGGGTCAGTCCATTCAGACAATTAATGCGAATAAAGACCCAACTACTACCAATAccttaaaaaatgaagaatttaaagCGGATGAAGttaattttcctgaaaaatatGTCTGCAACGTGTGCAATGTAATATTTGACAAATCAAGTGATTTAGACCCTCATAGTTTAATCCATGATcattacgaaaaaaaaagtgaaaagaatGTAGCCTGTAACTTGGATAAATTGCTTGGGAAAGTAGAATTTGATGATTCATCAGATTTGCCATCATTTAGTGGAGCGGGTCAGTCAATTCAGACAATTAATGTGAGTGATGACGACAGTTCGGAAATCTCTATAAATGAGGAAGCTAGTTGTCCCAAAAAATATATCTGTAACGTGTGCAATATGATATTTGATATCCCAAGTGATTTAGCCCGTCACAAATTAATTCACGATATTGACTACATATATTTGTGTGCAACTTGCAACCGAAAATTTGCAGATGGAACAAGCCTAAGAAATCACCAAAAAAACTATTGTAAGAATGGCAGCTCCATCTCTAATTTTTGCGGTAGCAACTTTACCGTCTGGAAATGTAAAAGTTGTTATAGAGTGTTTGCTTCTAAACACATCGCAAATCATCACTTGAAATTGTGCGTGAATGTAGAAATAACAAATGAAGATCCTTTGGCTGTCAAAACAAACATCGAGAAGATACTAACAAATCTGGTCATACAATGCGAATTCTGCAATAGATCGTACGTTGATACAAAATCATTGATGATGCACCAAACAAAACACACAACGATCAAAAATTACGAATGTATCGagtgttttctaatttttgattgttattcCGATGCTACTAAACATTGGATGGAAAAATGTACAGAGCATGTGAACTCTTTCCTTGTACCTAAAGTAATATACTGCGAACATTGCGATAGAGTATTCGGTTCACACCAACTTCTCTATGAGCATAAAAGGAAAACTAAGCACTATACTTCCAAGCTCTTCGAACCGGAGATCGATATTGATCAAATAATGATGAGAGACgattttataattgaaagtgCAGTCCTAAACTCAATAAAACTATTGGATGAAGCATTAAGTAGAATTGACTACGGAGAAGCTGGTGAGGTCAAAGAACATTTTGATGAACGCAACGCTGAAAACTGTAGATATCAATGTGAGAACTGCGTTGAAATGTTTTCACATGCTAACGGACTTGATGAACACAGAAGGAAAGGTCATTCTTCGAATTTGAATCCTGTTGCAAATGATGAG CGAAAACAATGA
- the LOC130451542 gene encoding flavin reductase (NADPH): MEMEKIVIFGSTGMTGLCAVDAALKKGLSVKAFVRDPAKLPEHLRNAVEVVKGDILDYNTVLDGIKDVMGVVVVLGTRNDLSPTTDLSEGLKNIIKAMKELNVEVISVCLSAFLFYEPEKVPPQFHDLNDEHKRMLQVLQASDRKYIACFPPHIADQPPVDYIVKQGASPGGRVISKYDLGRFLVESLNQPEHYGQIVGICNKPS; encoded by the exons atggaaatggaaaaaatagtgatttttgGGTCCACTGGAATGACCGGTCTCTGTGCAGTTGATGCCGCTCTAAAAAAAG GACTCAGTGTTAAAGCATTTGTCAGAGATCCAGCAAAATTACCTGAACATTTAAGAAACGCAGTAGAAGTAGTAAAAGGGGACATTCTAGATTACAACACCGTGTTGGATGGTATAAAAGATGTAATGGGGGTAGTAGTAGTTTTAGGAACCCGGAATGATTTAAGTCCAACGACCGATTTAAGTGAAGgcttgaaaaatataataaaagcaaTGAAAGAATTGAATGTGGAAGTTATTTCAGTTTGTTTATCAGCTTTTTTATTTTACGAACCAGAAAAAGTTCCACCACAATTTCACGATCTTAATGATGAGCATAAGAGAATGTTGCAGGTGCTTCAGGCATCAGATAGAAAGTATATCGCTTGCTTTCCACCACATATAGCAG atcAACCTCCTGTAGACTATATAGTGAAACAAGGAGCTTCACCAGGAGGACGTGTTATATCGAAATACGATTTGGGAAGATTTTTAGTCGAATCTTTAAACCAACCCGAACATTATGGCCAAATTGTTGGAATATGCAACAAACCTTCATAG